One segment of Camelus ferus isolate YT-003-E chromosome 26, BCGSAC_Cfer_1.0, whole genome shotgun sequence DNA contains the following:
- the LOC102510309 gene encoding LOW QUALITY PROTEIN: arylamine N-acetyltransferase 1 (The sequence of the model RefSeq protein was modified relative to this genomic sequence to represent the inferred CDS: deleted 1 base in 1 codon): MCRIPQERGDRGGRQPQERGALWALQSELRPPALVRPHNSNQPAGSSLGIMNIEAYFERIGYKNPRNKLDLETLTDILQHQLQAVPFENLNIHCGEAMELDLEAIFDQIVRRKRGGWCLQVNHLLYWALTTIGFETTMLGGYVYNSIANKYSKAMIHLLLKVTIDGRNYIADAGFGRSYQMWQPLELISGKDQPQVPCIFRLTEEGGIWYLDQIRREQYIPNEEFLNSDLLEKNAYRKIYSFTLEPRTIEDFESVNVFLQESPASVFTSKSFCSLQTPEGVRCLVGSTLTYRIFNYKDNSDLVEFKTLNEEEIEKELESMFNISLEKKLVPKHGDRFFTI, translated from the exons ATGTGTCGAATTCcacaggagagaggagacagaggaggcagACAGCCCCAGGAGCGAGGAGCCCTGTGGGCTCTCCAGTCCGAGCTTCGCCCCCCTGCTCTGGTGCGGCCACATAACAGCAACCAGCCTGCTGGCTCTTCTTTG GGAATCATGAACATTGAAGCGTATTTTGAAAGAATTGGTTACAAGAACCCTAGGAACAAATTGGACTTGGAAACATTAACTGACATTCTTCAGCACCAGCTTCAAGCCGTTCCCTTTGAGAACCTTAACATCCATTGTGGGGAAGCCATGGAATTGGATTTGGAGGCCATTTTTGATCAAATTGTGAGGAGGAAAAGGGGGGGCTGGTGCCTCCAGGTCAATCATCTTCTGTACTGGGCTCTCACCACCATTGGCTTTGAGACCACAATGTTAGGAGGGTATGTGTACAACAGTATAGCCAACAAATACAGCAAGGCCATGATTCATCTCCTGCTGAAGGTGACCATCGATGGCAGGAACTACATAGCTGATGCTGGGTTTGGACGCTCTTACCAGATGTGGCAGCCTCTAGAGTTAATTTCTGGAAAGGATCAGCCTCAGGTGCCTTGTATCTTCCGCCTTACAGAAGAAGGAGGAATCTGGTACCTGGACCAAATCAGAAGAGAGCAGTACATCCCGAATGAAGAATTTCTGAATTCTGATCTTCTGGAAAAGAACGCATATCGGAAAATCTACTCCTTCACTCTTGAACCTCGAACAATTGAAGATTTTGAATCTGTGAATGTATTCCTTCAGGAATCTCCAGCATCTGTGTTTACAAGCAAGTCATTTTGTTCCTTGCAGACCCCAGAAGGGGTTCGCTGTCTAGTGGGCTCCACCCTCACCTACAGGATATTCAATTATAAGGACAACAGT GATTTGGTGGAGTTTAAGACACTgaatgaggaagaaatagaaaaagagctGGAAAGTATGTTTAATATTTCCTTAGAGAAGAAGCTGGTGCCCAAACATGGTGATAGATTTTTTACCATTTAG